Below is a genomic region from Rhododendron vialii isolate Sample 1 chromosome 5a, ASM3025357v1.
TTAATTTgttgaaagttatttttaatTCCAGCAAGCAGTACAATGTTGAAATGTTTTTAAACAATTATTCTTGCACCTTTTTAGCACTTCTATTTTTAggcaatttttgttttttttccaagaaGGTTTACAGAAGGAAAATCCCGATAGAGtaattttgtgtatatatttgGTTGAACTTTAACAATTAAAtcgatttttttccccataaagTACACAGACATGCGACAGCCACCCTTTCTCCGCGACGGATTATCCCCCCGGAAAGTACACAGACAGCCACCCTTTCCCCGCGGCGGATGATCTGAACTCCCGGTGTGGCCGCTTCGGCGCAAAAGCCTCCTCTTAGTTGATTGCTCTTTGCATACTTGTGATGATAGATAGTACGATATATTTTACCTTGTGATTCAAGCAATCGTGACATAgcttgtggggttttttttaataatccaGAATCTATGTTCGGCATTTGTGGACAAACGTTGAATGACCGAAGTTTTCTGCTTTTAAAAGCATTGTGCCGCATCTCATTGAAAAAGTGGTGCAATCGTTTTCTGAAAAATTAGCTAGTCAGCTTCTTGTTCTAAAGTTTCACAAAGGAAAACTGATGActgattttgttaaaatttccACACCTTGCATGAATCAGTAGCCCGGCTGGGAGTACCACTACATGGTGTTCCGAACTATTTCAGAACCACATATTTAGGTGAGATTCATTCCGAAGCACCACATGACAGTGCTACTAGATTGTTGAATAATTTTACCTCATCTATTGGGTATTCACTTTACGCAACTTCGGGGGTGGCTCCAAGATTCTTGTTTACGGTAACAAAAACGTGCATAAAATTATTGTATACAAACTCTATGTAAAGTAAATATTCATTTTGGTTGAAATTTGTTTAAAGCAGCGGAAAAGACTCAAAAAGATAGTTTGATATGACCCTAAAGACTGTCTTTTTGGGGTCTTTTTCGTTGtttaacataaatttttttttttttcaattttggtctatgttttttcttttccgattcctcttatcaaaatgaaaaacatgacATAAAAATTGTATCCCAATCTCATAAGAAGTGAGAGAAAACCTAAAAGACCATGCGCGAAAGTTCCTAAAAAGTCTGTCCAAACTCACCCTTGGCATTATTAGGGAGCGTGATAATAATTTGATGGAGATGTTTTCCATGTGCAGGTTGGGGCCAACAAGGACTCATATTGATCATGACACTTTACAATTTAATTCGGATGAGAATTAAAGTGAAAATTATATAAATGGAGGAGTAGACTAATCATGTTTGACTAATTATTAAAAGGGTCCTCTTACTGGAATATCAGTACACATGCTGAAGAGCCATTCGGCAATGCCTGATGATTAATTACCGGTCCAGTTGAATCAGAATATGATGATGCTAGTGACCATGATGGGAGTATATGTGAGTTATGGGGAGGGATATAAAAAAAGTATGATACATGGGATGACATGCTCGATgattctattttttaaaaaactctcaTTAGTTTACGCACATTTCGACTAATCTTTAGAGCCCAATTCTACCGTCCACTAGCGAGTAGCTTAATTGAACCCGACACACAAGCTGCTTAACATAGAAAGTGCATTATCAACTTAGCGTATGCAATAGTAACCGTAAAATGTCTGAGATGGAGGATGTGATAGCATAACTACCAGAGGAACGTTGTAGATTTGTGGAGGACGAGGATACGAAATTAAAAATCCTAGGTTGGCGGTAGGTCAGATCTAAGCCTCTGATAGGTGCTCAACTATGAAATGAGCCTCAAAGAAGCTTTGTTTATGCAATCTGTTGGTGTACATTTGTGGAGGACAAGGATACGAAAAGGAAACCATAGATTGGTGGTAGGTGTCAAATATACGCCTATAATaggttttctttctttactaGCTAGTGTAGCAGAAACCTGTGATCCTGTGATGGCTGTAGCCCAACTACGGTGTCTCTTAAAAACAATCGAGCCACCTTCTTCATACAAGTATTCTGATACTGTATTCTACACCCTTTCTCGACGAACTAAATACCGAGAAtgtataaacatatatataagtataaagCCTATTTAACCCACATCAGAATCCTTTCCACAACTCACTTCCCCTACTACTGAGCATTATGTGTTATATGGTTTTCCGGCTGAGGGTTTTCTGCAAAAACTTGGCCTTGATCTCGCACATCTCTAAACATGGACAGAAATGAGTTGAGACCTTCAGAAGAAGCACCACCTAAGATCCACAGTAGCAAGGAACTAAACGAATTCATGGTCCCCGGGTTGCCACCAGTTTCTGCTTGGCGGAGGTCAGGTTGCCCTGCATCCTGTAGAGGATTGCCGCCAAAACTATCTGAGTTTTCATTCTGTGCTGGTCCTTCAAATCCAGAAAGTAGTGCAGCACCGTTACCGGGTATCACTGGATCTGGAACTCTAGTTTCAGGTCCAGATGTCATGTCCGTATTTTGTGGAACAGGGTGTCTTGTGTTTAATCTAGTGATATGCAAAGTCGATGCAAGAATTGTAGAAGACGTGATGTGGAAATCTGGGTGCTGCTGAAACTGTGACCGCCGGTTCTGCATAAACCTCTGTAAAGCTGGAACCTGAGATGAATTTAGCACAGAAATAACTGGTCTAACCCAAATATAAGGAAAATAAATAGCCTCCTAGACATTATCAAGCAGAGTAAAAAACAATCAACGTTCAGCTGCATCCATCCCCATTATAGAATATGGTTCACCATCATAAAACTACATTAATGCAAATGGCTCGTTGGCCTTTTACTAAGATTCCATCAACCAGAAAACTGTAATAGGAATAAGACAATTAAATGAGGCTGCCATACATAGCGATATCTTATCCCAAATTAAATAgacaaaccataacaaaattttcccgaaacCTAATATTCAAAAACAGAATCACGAATTGAACCTTGGAAATATTCCTTCCAACTTCGATGGATATATACTGTTTACGCgtaagtatatatacatatatgtgtgtgaatatcaacaatgtatatcaagctaccTAAGACTCTCTCTCAGATCCAACCCcgtcttgcacgtggagatgcaaattttcGTAGATAAAGCAAAGCAGAATACGAAGGGGAGAAGCATAATGCAAACGAGAACAAATGCAAACAGACAGCTTTGAACCCAAGAACTGCAACCTAAGCTCTGATACCGTGTTAAGTTACCAATGGTCCAAAaacttaagctgttaggaaatgggccaaacaatgtatatcaagctatctaacataTCAATATGTATgaatatacagagagagagagagagagagagagagagagagagagagagagagagagagaacccttTGCCTTTGTTTCGTACCCATCCCAAATATCAAGGGCATTTTAGGCAGTACACACACTTTGTTAATGGAGTTATGGTTTTAGGAATTACTGATAGTTAAAGGGGCCTTCACGATGGGTTTTTTTAGATCAGGGTGGCAAGTGACAATGGATAATAGATGAGGGGTTCTCCGTGTTATTTACCCTAGAGTATGTTAGACTCATTACAGTCGATGAACTATCAATCCTTGTCAATGGATCTTTAAAACAATGATATGGGATAGACCATATCGAACTTGTCCAGTATGTAATCTCATGCACAAACAAGCACAGTATATGGATGATTGCACTATTAAATAGCCAATCAACTATTGTGGAACATTGTTCCATGAATCAGGAAATGTAGTTCAAGAGAATAGAAACACTAACGGGACCAAACGAGTGAAATGGCATGGCAAATTCCAAACCTTTCATACATTAATATGGTAATGGTAAGCAATATGTGTGTATCCTTTATACCAAGAAGACCCTCCAAGGTAGGGTCGCTTTGGAGCCCATATGTGCAGGATAAACCCTAGATATCGGCAAGTGGCAACACCAGGTACTTGAGTGATTCAAGTATTGAGAGGTCGCATGCAGGATTTCTGTTTTTATGGTTACTCCCTAGAAAACCTTAAACTAATGGTACCATAGAGACTTTTGATACATCCCTGtttgagcaaagagttatgtgTGAGGGCAACaatcacaaaaacaaaagattccAGCCCATGTCAACTAGCTGTTTCTTGCATCAAAAGTTTGACTTGAATCCGCAAATTGCTTGATAAGAGTTCGGCCGACTACCCGTGATGCTTCtcgaaattttgaatttgattcacAGATCTGTGAACTAGAGCATTATCCACCAAAATTGGGTTTACTTAGGTCCACCCAACACGCAATCCAGCCACAATCTGTAGCAGATCTATTCAGAATGTATAACTAAGAGAACTTTGTGATAAAATAACCTCTAAGGTTctcaaaacatccaactttaaCGCATGCATAGCACGCGGAAGAAAACCTGAACATACTGAAGGTACCTCACAAAAACCCATACCTAGAAAATGCACTCAAAAAAAGCAACATATGTAAACTGCTAATACTTATGCTCATAATTCTGATGCTGTAAAAGAAATGATTTTAACCTCAAATCGGTTCCAGAAGTAGAGGATGAGATGCTGCATAAATGATGCAGTGGTGGAGAGAGCCAAGTACGAAAATCCTGGGAAATAATTAGAGTATCAGTATAGTGAGATTAAAACCCATTCTGAACTTTGAGAGAGGTAGGTCACCGAACCATACCATAAGtataagaaaagaaatatatatggAACACCAGAAAATAGAGCAAAAAGAAGCGAGGAAAAAACTTCATGGATATTGGTGTGCGGACACTGCAAATCAAATAGTAACCATTAGTTAAGATCATATGCAagcacaaatttcaaactttcaTGAGCCACTTTCCCAGTAAATGGCAAATAATACGCAGTAGCTATTGGTCAAACTACATGATGCTTAGAAATCTGGACTTGCTGATATCActcacacacacgcacagaCCTGATCAGAGTGAATAGTTCACACAACCAGACGAGAATTAAGACCATGAAAGCCAACAGCTGGTCATCATAAAACTCAAAGAGAAAAAATAGGATGCCGATCATAATCTGCAGAAACCAAGCACACACTATTTCAATTGAGAACAATTATGAGGACGTGATAACAAAAATGGGAATTAGATGAAAAAATGAATGATGCACAAACGGAGGCCACGGGAGAATACCTATTGGTTCTACGACTtccaacacattttttttaaccacATTGGCATTTATTATTTAGAGAGACACACAATACACTTACTGGTACGAACACAAGGGATTCAATAACATGCACAAAGATCAGCTGGAATGTAGGAAGCCGATGTCGAGCATGGTGTTGAAGTTGCACTGCAGTAATTTGAGAACACGTGAGAATGAACTGTATATCAAGGAAGGGTCAAGTCACCAATTGACCAAACAAGCTTATACTTTTTGGCAAAATGGGAAAACATCAGTATATCAATTTATCTAACACCATCCCTAACATTCAACCCCATCTTGCACGTGGAAAAATATGcataaagaacaaaatgatGCGCAGGGAGCATAGGTATCCAATAGACCACCTGATGCAGGACAAAAAGTTAAGCTTGTTCCTAACTACTACTATCAGATAGGAGAAACGGGGCCAAAAATTCAGGATGTGCACCCATGAATAGTAATTAGGGCCACTTTATGCAGAAGCACAAGGAAAATCACTCCAAGAAGCCTCAGGCATCACACCTAGGGTTTGATTGCATCAGGCAATCTATAATATTCTCTCTTAGTTTAGAAGCATTACATTGCATATCAGCATATACACACTTGGAGACTTCCTGAATGAATAGACTAAAACTTTGGCTTTTAAGAAAAACAATACTAGTAAATCCTTACACTTTCTAAAACATATATCCTATGAAGGCTATcagaataaaaaacaaaatgtatAAGTTGACCAATTAACAAACCAACAAGTGACCCTACAGCCCATTgtccagaaacaaaaaaataaaataaaaattaccaaaataagCATTAGTTTAAGGGTGTGGTTAATGCGACGACAACTTTTTTTGATGCCACAACCCTCCCTCCATGTGCTCTGTAACTCTTGTCCATTGCCTTTCCAATACTAATATCCACAACAATGTACAAAACCTCACGGACAGAGATTATTCTTGCAAGACCTCATGAACAAAGATTATTCTTGCAAGACAAAAGTAACAAAGGACATCCAATGAGCACCTCAGACACATAACGAAACAAATCTTGTAGTTAGAATGACTTGATCCAAAAACATTGgtaagagagagaggtggcATCGCATACCCGCAACCAGACAGAAGAGAGACATGCCAACAACAGGCTAATACACTTAAGACTAGACTGGCCGCCCAGCACCCTTGCATGCAGACCAAACATTTCAACAGCGTACCACTCCATGCAGTGGTCATATAGTTACAACCAAATATTAGTGTTGGGCAACAAATCATTAACACGCTAAGGATAGATTGAAACTATTGCACAACTTCATACATAGATTCTATTATTGTTCACATAAGCAAATAAATCAACTTTTTTACAACATTCAACAAAACTAACCAGTGAACTTCAGCATGCGAGTTTGCGTCTCTCTCAAGGTAAATGAAACTGACATTGTAGTtgtgaagaaaacaaaaagtgacATCATAAGGACACCACACTTTGTCACAAGATAATCTGCAAAAATGCAATGGAAAGTGTAAATGGAAAGATGAATTGcaaagtgcaaaaaaattagaatgCTTATTCACCCTAAAATACTCATACCCCAAACAACACAAATGTGCAGTTATTGGGAGATCACTAATTCTTTTACACATGAGACAGAGCATAGTTGTGTTGACTTTAGTCAAGTTAGAACTAAACAACAATCTCTACGTAAGATTGATGCTGAGACGCAACTATAATAGACACCATAAGTTCCAGCATGCACGGGAAAAAAAGCAATGCAGCAAATAATTAAATCAGATGATTACTAAGTATTTTAGGGTGAATAAGCATACTCCCCCTCAGCCCGAAAGCCTGGAGGGGGAGTATGCTGGGAGGGTATGTCAACTTCGGGAGGGTATGTCAACTTCGCTCCTTATCAGTCCCTATTGTAACCTAAATATACCTGTATAGCTAATTATTGACCTTTCAATTACTTAATTCTCCAGATATGAAGAAAAGATCACATTTTAAAGTCCACTTTCTGTTCATAATCTAGATTCCTCTAAATAATCATTCAGGCAATCGACATCAATCTGTCACTGTCAGTGTTTAATCATTCAGGCGTTCTGTTCATAGTACTCAGATATTGACCTAAAATTAAAAACCAAGTACATTGAGTAATCAAATATTGCAGACCAACTAGGAGTACTCTACGACTTTTAATTCTTCTGAAACTAGGACTAGCATTAATCTCTATGAACATCATTCCGTAGCTTATTAGAGCACTTCAGCATTATCTGGTCACTGCTTCAGTAACAAGAAAGAGAATTGCGCAGAGAACGTTTGGAATCCGAATCATTTCACTTGACTAGAATCGGTTGGCAACAgaagttaacaaaaaaaaaaagaaaagaaaagaaaagaaagaaacgctCAACAGCAATGTGAAAGCTAATTTCCAGAGATAATAATAAGCCATTTCAGATGTATTATTGGACATTCAGCACATCAAAGAAAGTAGGGAAACGACGAAGATAAATGGCCATAAGTCCACAAACCTCCAAACTTGGCAGAACTTTCAGGTTGCTCATGTGCATAAGTAAGATTGTAGAACTCCTTCGTTTGATAATTATAAAGGAAACCTGCTTGGATTTAAAGAAATaaacatatatgtacatattTTGATGTATAAAATATGCAAGAAACCCAAATTAGGCACTAATGCAAAAACACTGCAGAatgaaatatataaaaaatatattagagacaaaaaaataagcactAATACAAAAACACTGCAGAATGAATGTTGATCTACCTATTCAACACAATTACTTTACAGAATGTACATGACTCGCCTGTTCAACACTACTAGCATCATTTTAATACATCAACCACATGCAATACTTCATATTCAAATTGTCAAGCACCGAAGATTTAATTAATTTGTAAAGACATCATGGTAGAGAACCGTAAAAATGGATGCATCCATTTTGCTCAGAAAGGTAGGGAAAATCAGAGGCAAACAAACAGACAGAAGCCTAGTGGCCAACACAGAAACAGATCGAATGTAAACAACTTTAAGTAAACCCATTGTAACTTCACCTACTTACGTGAAAAGTGGCCACATGTAGCTGCCATATAAACCAAGTCATATGAAGTATTTTCATGGTTTAAAACTAACGAATTTGTGACCATTTTCTCTGAGAATGAATACATTATTATACAATGGAATTTGTCAGGAGATATATGGTTCTGTTAGTGAGTGACGGTAACTTAGTCCTTTCGTACTTAGTCCTTTCGTATCATGTACTCacccctatatatatgtataaataagttGGTTGGTAAGCAAAACTATCTTACAATTACACatcctgatatctcatttgcaGTTAGTATGGTGAGTCAAtttatgtctgctcctcgtcTTCTACATTGGGAGGTTGTTATTAGAATTGTGAAATATCCCAAGGCTCATCCAGGATGTGGTCTATTTTATTGAGTTAGTGGACACTTATGTGTTGAGGATGCCACTGGTTCCAATTGGGCCGGAGGACCATTTGACAGGAGATCTACTACAAAATATTTCCTTGGTAGAAATCTTGTCAATTTAAGGACCAAGAAGCAGATAGTGGTTGCACGATCTCCTACAGAAGCAGGGTATAGAGCCATGGCTCAGACGACATGTGAGATTATATGGGTGCGTTTGTTtcaaaaggagagagaatttAGTGTGCAAGCGTCTCAAACCTGGTATCAAAGAAGAGACTGGATCTCAGTTTGTTGGCCCTGCATTTCTTGAAGCTGAAGTAACTGGCCTATAGGGGTAGATAGATAACGGCCTTGTAATGGTTTTGAAAGTTTAATTGTCAGTAATCATATTAGTAGACACCacaatttgattttgtaaagGTTGTCGAAATCATTGCTAAGGTTACGTCGTCTGAAAACGCTAATGATACCTTTATTGATGTTTTCCGCTAACTTTATCACCAATTTTGATATGATGCATCCGTAATAAAACTTATACGGATAGTTTCACGAGTATAACTTAGAACCCCTTTTTTGGATCCATCTCACATCAATAACGTGACTGAGTGAAAGATTCAGTATGTTTGGTGCATAAAAAAGTTCTCAATACCTTGACCAGGAGAACTCAACAGACTATTCATTAAAATAGTGTCATATCCAACAAGTCTGTTTATCAGAAGTTGCTGCCACCTAGACAAGAAAAATTACCACGTGAAAGATGTCAATTGTCATTGCTATATTAGTCAAAACAAGgacaaagaaaacaagaaatgaaatcAGTGTTACGCCAACAAGCAAATAAATAAGACTCACTATAGTGCAGGAAAAGTTTAATTCTGTGATCTATACCAAATGGTCAGACAAATTCAACAAATATCAACCTTTTAATATATTAGATTACCATTTAAACAAAGTTTGTTGAAATTTATGACGTGATAACAAGAGATCTATGATGTTTTCAAAACAGTCTGGGTAAATCTGGAAAAAACAAGTAACTTGCTACTTGCCAGAGAAACCATGAGATGATAGAATTTTCAGCAGATATATAAACGAAACCTGTTCCCAAAGCAGGAATGCCGAGCTGATATGCTAATGTTAACCGTACGTATGTTGTGACGAGAC
It encodes:
- the LOC131326761 gene encoding membralin-like protein At1g60995, translating into MDPEQTFIRVQERFSQMLTKRVRATLEYVYLFVAITLFCILVVMHANYVQQPGCSSELTGVETTEAQLIQIKITSAGLWSQNESQYEVIDVSVKESESENLKVDDGDELTFLATEFWLNWIGSGTKKGKLAMKSWKSDYDIVEPHTEVSTSDESSNPAIDDGFPKINKEESRFRFPISAKESFKAVAFRIYRKWDGRLSFCWRHGKRILRGLWDIAGIHLNLDIPKWLRILHLDMLNSYAVQWLEKKSKAFEPTYLYTMEKGYFLLPEGARSRHNIRTVNISISARHSCFGNRWQQLLINRLVGYDTILMNSLLSSPGQGFLYNYQTKEFYNLTYAHEQPESSAKFGDYLVTKCGVLMMSLFVFFTTTMSVSFTLRETQTRMLKFTVQLQHHARHRLPTFQLIFVHVIESLVFVPIMIGILFFLFEFYDDQLLAFMVLILVWLCELFTLISVRTPISMKFFPRFFLLYFLVFHIYFFSYTYGFSYLALSTTASFMQHLILYFWNRFEVPALQRFMQNRRSQFQQHPDFHITSSTILASTLHITRLNTRHPVPQNTDMTSGPETRVPDPVIPGNGAALLSGFEGPAQNENSDSFGGNPLQDAGQPDLRQAETGGNPGTMNSFSSLLLWILGGASSEGLNSFLSMFRDVRDQGQVFAENPQPENHITHNAQ